The sequence below is a genomic window from Salinispira pacifica.
GTGGAAGACGAGGCGGGAACGGTACTCCATGAGAGGGAATTCTCCCGGGGGACACCGGATTTTCCCGAAATTCCCGATCTTCAGCTGGACGAACTTGAACTGCCCCGGGGCAGAGTGTATGTGATCAATCTTGAATTTTTCCGTGAAGGCGAGTTCCTCCACCAGGAAGACAGCTGGTTCTTTTATGGCGCTGAACCAACGGATATTCGACAGGTCACTGTCAGCCCCCACTCCGCCGCCCCCGGAGAAGAGGTAAAAGTCCTTGTGGAAATCGGTTCAGATCCCTCGGTTTCGCCGTACCTGCAGTTCCGGATGGACGGGGATGTGGTGTATGAAGGGTTGGCAGAAACATCCAGCATTGAATTTGAACTTACCGCCCCGGAACAGGGGGGCGTATACGATCTCAGGCTGGATCTCTACCCGTGGTTTGACAGCAGAATAGATGAAGACAGTTCTTCAACCATTCACCAGACCCTGGAGATGCTGGTAATCCAGCCGAGAAATAATGAAAGTCCCCGGGGGGTTCGCCAGATTACCCGGGATGATTCTCTTTCCCCGGAGACCGCTCCGTTTTTCTACAACAATGACCGGGTGGCTACGGGGATCCAGCTCAATTTCTCCTCTACAGAACAGGAATCCAGCCCGGTTGCCCGGACTGAAGATGGATCGGGCTCGGCAGAGGATGACGACTCCCTCACGGAAGCATTGTTATTCAGCCTCTCGGATGGAGGACTGGGAATTCGGGCGGTTGCCGAAGATGATGACCTGCTGTTTCATATCCGCTATCGGTTCCAGACCTCCCAAACTTCCGCTGACGAATCGGGGAATCAGAGATCACGGAACATTGAACGGCCGGTTTTTGAGAAAACAGTACGCATAGAGCGGGCAGTCAGTTCACGGTCCGCCGCATTGACCATGGATATTCTGGAAAGCGACAGGCATCTTACGCTTCTGGTCTCTGCAGCAGGGAAACTCCTGTACGGAGAACTGCTGTATTTCGATGATTTTGCCTCCGTTGAACCTGCAGACAGTGACGACGGTCCCGGAGAATTCGCGACTGAGGGTCGCATTGGTCCGGGAGTGTCGCTGCTGGAGTTGACTCCCCTGGCGGAGAGTTCAGATCTTGAAAGCCTGTTTCAGATGATACTCAGAAAGAAATACGGCAACTTTATTTTATTCGCTGAGGGATTTGAGTTTGCATCATCGGTGAATAATGCCATCAGTTACTCCGATCAGGCTTTTATCCAGGACGGATATCTGGTGCTACCCCCCGGAGCATGGGTTGAACTGCCCGGATTTGCCCTTGATGAGTATCTGGTAAATGTAGCTGCGGAATTCCATGATGATGATTCTCTTCGGGGAACCAAACTGGAATTGGTTCAGCTGCAATCTTCCGAGGATTCTGAATCAGCTTCATCGGTATTCAGCCTGAACGGTGCCGGAGAAGTTTCTGTGGAAGGCGTATCCATGATGCGCATTCCCGCGCCGGACAGCGTATTCGAGTTTACCCTTTCCCAGAAGGATGAGCTTCTCTCCCTGGTGTTTCCCCAGGTGAGTGAAAATGGATTGAATATTCCCGTGAACCGGGGAGGCCTCTACCGTCTGTATATCAACCGTCAAAGCGAAGCCCAGCTTCAGATCAGACTGGATTCCGTTCAGGCCACCAATACCGCCGATGAGCTGGTAGACCGGGTTTTTGACGGAATCTGATCCTCAGTTTCGTATCAGTATGCACTTTTTCGAAAAACTGTTCTCCTGATCGTTGAAAACCGACAGCGCCGCAGCTACTATTTCAGTATCAGAATAAAAAGATTAGAACAGGAACCCGAATGAAAAAGTTAATTGCACTGATTGCCGTCTTTTGCATATTCGCCTGGGGGCTCTATGCCCAGGAAATATCGGAAAAGCAGGATCTGTCCATATTCCGCGCCAATTATTACGGAGCTCCGGTTGAGAAACAGGGTGATTCCCTGAGCATCAAAGCCCAGATTGGAAAAACCTCGGTAGAGCTTGATCTCACCAGCAGCGGCAATATGGAAACTGACCGGATTTTCCGCAACAGTATCGGAGCGGTGGATGCCGGAATCAGGCAGGTTTTTCAGAATCTGGGAAGATTCAATATTATTGCCATGCCCCAGCGGGTAAGCACCTCCAATGTAACGGATTTTATCTCAGCCATTCAGGATTACCGCCAGCAGGGTGTGGAAATCCCCGAAGCGGTGCGTCTGGGGCAGGAGGCATTTACCGAATCCGACCTCAACAGGATCATCAATTCATTTATCATGGTTGTTCCCGAAGTTACTTATTACGATATTAACATCGGAGATGTCAGCCTGTATGAGGCAACAATAGTAACATCTTTCAGCATCTTCAATGTTGAAGATTACAGCAGCATAGCGGAGTTCTCGGTGGAATCCACCGGCTACTCGGATGATAAACAGGAAGCCATGCGGCTGGCCGTGGAGGATATATCCGACCAGCTGGAATTTGAAATCCGCTCTGTGGAACAGTTCAGACTGAAATCTGCAATTCTGGAACGGAGAGCAGGACGGATTATTCTTGAATTCGGAAGAAATATGGGGATACGGGTTGGGGACGAATATGAGGTTACCCGAATCCGCGATCTCGGCGGGAAAGTCTTTAATGAGCGGGTGGGCCTGCTTCGAATTCGGGAAGTGAACCAGGAATTTTCCATCGCCTCGGTGATGTATGAAAAAGAGAGAATCGTTGCCGGGGATCAGGTGAAGGAAATTCCTCGAATCGGATTCGATGTCACCCCCTATGTGGCGGCAATATTCAATCTGGAGAGCAGAAGTATCTCCAGTATTTCGTTCGGAGCCAGGGCTGCTCCAAGCCGGGGCTTTTATGCCTTCCGTCCGGTGGCTGGGGTGGAGATTGTGCTCTCAAACGCCAGTACCGCAGGAGAATTTATCGGCCTGCCGGTAAGTGTGAATTTCGGAGCCGAGTACAACCTGTTTCTCCGGCGTCTGCGGCTCACTCCCCACGCCTATCTGGGATTGGTGGGGCAGATTCCGCTACAGGAGGGTGATGACTTTGCGCTGAAGGCATTGAAGACGGGTCTGGTATCCGGACTTTCCTATTTGCTGCCCAGCGCAGCGGATAATATTGAACTATACCTGGAAGGAGGCTATGAGCTTCAATTCGGGTTTGAATCCAATCCGGTTTCCGGTATCAGCCTGGGTGCTGGGGTGCGGATCCGCTAACTACGGAAAACGGAAAAAAGATCGGATATTTGAAGAGGACGGTTATGAAAAGCATATACAGAACAATGGTCCTGCTGCTCAGTATGCTGCTGTTGATCGGCTCCTGTGCGGGAACCGGAGCTGCAGTGGGGGGCGGGAGTGATGTGTTCGCCGGACAGGGGCGGGACGAGAGTCTGCTTACGGCAATGAACAAGGCGAAAATGGATGCTGTGCGGAATGCGGTGATCCGGATGATCGGAGCCCCGGCTGAGGATGCCCAGTCCGCTCAGCTGCAGGAGGTTCTGTACTCCAGCTCCAACCCCAACCGTTTCGTATACCCCGAAAGCATGGAGACTCTCCGGAAAGAGAACATGGGCAGCATAGACGCCATGGATATGCTGTACGAGATCCGGATCCGGGTGCGGATGGATGCAGTGAGAAATGTACTTGATACCCATGGGATCAGTTCAAACCCCGGAAATGGAGGGGCCGACTCCGGTACCGGGGAAATGAAGTCTGGCACAGGGGATAATTCAGTTGAAGAAGCCGGGGAGGTCACCGGAAACAAATCGACCTCCGAAGATCCGGCAACCGCTGAAGACCCGGCATCCACCGAAGAGCGGCAGTTTGTCCGCAGCTTTCTGGAAAACATGACCTACATGGTGTATTTCAGTGAAGAGGGGGATGTGGATCCCTTTCTCATGAAAGCCGCCGTTACCCAGGCTAATGCATGGCTGGCAAACAACGGTTACCGTGTTGTGGACTCCGATCAGATAGAAGATCTGAAAGCCGACGCAGAGCTCTTGTATGAAGAGCAGACCGGAGGCAGTATTTCCCTGCTGCAGTGGATCGCCCAGCGGCTGGATGCGGATGTGTATGTTGAAATTGACGCATCTCTCACCGCCCGCAGCCAGTCGGGATCCCATTACGGGAAGGCCATCATCACCATGAAAATGTATGAGACCTCCACCGCAGCTCTTCTGGGTTCAATTCCCTACACCAGTCCCGAAACCTACAGCGCATCCTCCACAGAGGACGCCTTGTCCAATGCTCTGCAGAGTTCCGTGTATCAGGCCATGCCTTATATGGCCGAACAAAGCAGACTGCGGATGAATGAGGAAATCAGTGACGGTGTACGTTACAATGTCACGTTCATCAACAGCACCGATTCCAGACTGATGAGCAGTTTCCGCAGAGAACTCAGGGATGAGGTTGAAGACCTTGAGACAGTATCCCAGACCGGGGAGGAAACCCGTTATGCGATATATTATTTTGGACGTAAAGATGAAGTTGAAGACCTGATATACCGGGTTGCTGACCGCACCCCCGGTATGGAGTACATTTCTCTGGTGTTAACCAGAGGCAAATCCATGACATTTGATACAGGCTTATTGCCTTAGGAGGAATTTGATGAAATCCCGTATCAATGCAGTTATTTTCGCCGTGATATTAGCAGCCTTGCTGGTATCCTGTGCCAGCCGTCCTCAGCCCACAGAACAGGCGGAGGAACTTGAAGAGGTTCGTTCACCCTATACGGTTATCGAACACAAGAACACCCAGCTCGGCGGGCCCATCCCCGATTGGACCTATACTGCCATCGGTGCCCTTGAGCAGCAGGACCGTTTTGAAGAACGTTATCTCTACCGGTTTGAACGAATCGGACAGGATCTCAACGGTATCAAGACTCTTGCTGATAACCTGGACGCCGGTGCAGCCATTGCCCGGGAGATTAATATCCGGGTTCAGCAGAAATTCGCCGGTGCAGAAGTTGGTGACAACGACTTTGTTGAAACCTATTTCGAAAACACCGTGAAAGTGCTGGCGGACGCCAGGATCAGCGGGTATCGCAAATATGACGACTTCTGGATTCTCCGGGTTGATAATGAGACCGATGAAGAAGAATACGTCTACTACAGCCTGTTCACCATTGAACAGGATGAGGTTGACCGTCTCATCCAGGAGGCCATCTCCGGTCAGACAGCGGATACCGAAGAAGAGCAGACTGCCAAGGAACGTGTGAGGGAAATATTCGAAGAAGGCCTCTAATCCTTCTTCCGGATTTTACCTGATACGTTGCCATAGATCTGCAAGTAAATAATGTCCGCAGCGTGAGACGGTCCAGGCCGGCGCTGCGGGCCGTTTTTTTCGAGGTGCTACATGAAAATTTCCAGGCTGATTTCCAATATCATTCTCAGCGCACTTTTACTCAGTCTTGCCGCCTGCGCCGGGGGCCGTGGCCTTACCAGGGACCTCCCCCAATGGGTTATTTCACCGCCGCAGTCGGACGATGAAAATGAATATTTTGTGG
It includes:
- a CDS encoding DUF6175 family protein, with protein sequence MKSIYRTMVLLLSMLLLIGSCAGTGAAVGGGSDVFAGQGRDESLLTAMNKAKMDAVRNAVIRMIGAPAEDAQSAQLQEVLYSSSNPNRFVYPESMETLRKENMGSIDAMDMLYEIRIRVRMDAVRNVLDTHGISSNPGNGGADSGTGEMKSGTGDNSVEEAGEVTGNKSTSEDPATAEDPASTEERQFVRSFLENMTYMVYFSEEGDVDPFLMKAAVTQANAWLANNGYRVVDSDQIEDLKADAELLYEEQTGGSISLLQWIAQRLDADVYVEIDASLTARSQSGSHYGKAIITMKMYETSTAALLGSIPYTSPETYSASSTEDALSNALQSSVYQAMPYMAEQSRLRMNEEISDGVRYNVTFINSTDSRLMSSFRRELRDEVEDLETVSQTGEETRYAIYYFGRKDEVEDLIYRVADRTPGMEYISLVLTRGKSMTFDTGLLP